In Streptomyces sp. A2-16, a single genomic region encodes these proteins:
- a CDS encoding DNA cytosine methyltransferase, whose protein sequence is MSLTFTDLFCGAGGSSTGLVAAGLELKLAANHWQTAIDTHAANHRDAEHLCADIDRYDMRRLPSTDVLWASPICTELSPAGGRRRKASKSAAGAGQLGLALEEFGHVPSAAFDRTRATFWDVIRATEVHRYKAVMVENVAEAAEWELFDVWLTGMDVLGYRHQFVSVSSAHAGDDSNDPAPQWRDRIYVVFTHKSIPLPDVEPRPLAWCPSCGENVEAFQSWKKAGARKLGKYGQQYVYRCPNGARCHHTVVEPYVRPAASIIDWTNLGIRIGDRPQHKLPPLAASTVERIHSGLRMLGDRRMILTVTHSGHDGRAFPADAAPLATRTRKIGDAVLVPAGGTWNTEPTTAAAPMRTRLANPKGFEALVTPPQADESFIVTLRRNSRARHVAEPVDTVTGQGRHHWLVIPYRNATAKTTAEPLHTLGTKDSAAVLDPAPELEDCHYRMIQPREQLLAQRFPADYIVHGNKGEQTMQAGNAVSCNVAQWLGSRVAAVL, encoded by the coding sequence ATGTCTCTGACCTTCACAGACCTGTTCTGTGGCGCAGGTGGCTCGTCCACCGGCCTGGTGGCCGCCGGGCTGGAGCTGAAGCTGGCCGCGAACCACTGGCAGACCGCCATCGACACCCACGCCGCCAACCACCGCGACGCTGAGCACCTGTGCGCAGACATCGACCGGTACGACATGCGGCGCCTGCCCAGCACGGATGTGCTCTGGGCTTCCCCGATCTGCACCGAGCTGAGCCCCGCCGGGGGGCGCAGGCGCAAGGCGAGCAAGAGCGCGGCCGGAGCCGGGCAGCTGGGACTGGCGCTTGAGGAGTTCGGGCACGTGCCGTCCGCCGCATTCGACCGCACCCGGGCGACGTTCTGGGACGTCATCCGGGCGACCGAGGTTCACCGCTACAAGGCCGTCATGGTCGAGAACGTCGCGGAAGCCGCCGAGTGGGAACTGTTCGACGTCTGGCTGACCGGCATGGACGTACTCGGCTACCGCCACCAGTTCGTATCTGTCTCTTCCGCCCACGCGGGGGACGACAGCAACGACCCGGCCCCCCAGTGGCGGGACCGGATCTATGTCGTCTTCACCCACAAGAGCATCCCGCTCCCCGACGTCGAGCCCCGCCCCCTGGCGTGGTGCCCCTCGTGCGGGGAGAACGTCGAGGCGTTCCAGTCCTGGAAGAAGGCCGGAGCCCGCAAGCTGGGCAAGTACGGTCAGCAGTACGTCTACCGCTGCCCCAACGGCGCACGCTGCCACCACACCGTGGTCGAGCCCTACGTCCGTCCGGCGGCATCCATCATCGACTGGACCAACTTGGGCATCCGCATCGGTGACCGGCCGCAGCACAAGCTCCCCCCGCTCGCCGCGAGCACCGTCGAGCGGATCCACTCCGGACTCCGGATGTTGGGAGACCGCCGGATGATCCTGACCGTCACTCACAGCGGACACGACGGACGAGCCTTCCCGGCCGACGCTGCACCGCTCGCCACCCGCACCCGGAAGATAGGCGACGCAGTCCTCGTCCCCGCCGGGGGCACGTGGAACACGGAGCCGACCACGGCGGCCGCGCCGATGCGGACCCGGCTCGCCAACCCGAAGGGGTTCGAGGCCCTGGTGACGCCCCCGCAAGCCGATGAGTCGTTCATCGTCACATTGCGCCGCAACTCCCGCGCCCGGCACGTGGCCGAGCCCGTGGACACGGTCACCGGCCAGGGACGCCACCACTGGCTGGTCATCCCCTACCGCAACGCCACGGCGAAGACCACCGCCGAGCCGTTGCACACTCTCGGCACCAAGGACTCCGCCGCAGTGCTGGACCCCGCGCCGGAGCTGGAGGACTGCCACTACCGGATGATCCAGCCGCGCGAGCAGTTGCTGGCCCAGCGCTTCCCCGCCGACTACATCGTCCACGGCAACAAGGGCGAGCAGACCATGCAGGCCGGAAACGCGGTGAGCTGCAACGTCGCACAATGGCTCGGCTCCCGCGTCGCCGCCGTCCTCTGA
- a CDS encoding DNA-binding protein — MIPHDRPVMAEADIAAEAGMELHTWRRRHGADFRSRVPVTNPGERLRLYDAAQARAYVAGQPIPPTPPAGEPHPDDLLSTEEVAAALSTDTSTVRAYASTGYLPQGVELHGRRFWPRRVVQERIDAGDQRHHPERTGAGRRSGDPRNQAPRGRHSSTEARVQEVAAALAQADSEGQDTITAADLAQRYDVSHRTGERLLAAAREHLRASDPAEA; from the coding sequence ATGATCCCGCACGACCGGCCCGTCATGGCGGAGGCCGACATCGCCGCCGAGGCAGGCATGGAGCTGCACACGTGGCGCCGGCGCCACGGCGCCGACTTCCGCTCGCGTGTCCCCGTGACCAACCCGGGCGAACGCCTCCGCCTGTACGACGCGGCCCAGGCTCGCGCCTACGTCGCGGGTCAGCCGATCCCGCCGACGCCCCCCGCCGGCGAGCCCCACCCCGACGACCTGCTCAGCACGGAGGAAGTCGCCGCCGCACTCAGCACCGACACCTCCACCGTCAGGGCGTACGCCAGCACCGGCTATCTGCCGCAGGGAGTGGAGCTGCACGGTCGCCGCTTTTGGCCCCGCCGCGTGGTGCAGGAACGCATCGACGCCGGCGACCAGCGCCACCACCCCGAGCGCACCGGGGCGGGACGTCGATCAGGTGACCCCCGTAACCAGGCGCCCCGCGGCCGCCACAGCAGCACGGAAGCCCGCGTTCAGGAGGTGGCCGCCGCACTCGCCCAAGCAGACAGCGAGGGCCAGGACACCATCACCGCCGCCGACCTGGCCCAGCGGTACGACGTCAGCCACCGCACTGGCGAACGCCTCCTGGCAGCAGCGCGGGAGCATCTGCGCGCGAGTGATCCCGCCGAGGCCTGA
- a CDS encoding DUF6233 domain-containing protein, whose amino-acid sequence MSSSDSASLPPIRVQLPDGQELVGQLHERRCWQLAGWMYLVGLPMWATDPAMERVEPREYRVWLTAEQAQPLDGVSYEGVPTYPLPSKGKDPAPASDRWGWKVQRVRPQGGRPGVVVVHVWDCEDAPSGGDELNVFDALEVLRSTAGAVACKECGAAVALGPLLESS is encoded by the coding sequence ATGTCCTCCTCCGACTCCGCCTCCCTGCCGCCGATCCGGGTGCAGCTCCCGGACGGCCAGGAACTGGTGGGCCAGCTGCACGAACGGCGCTGCTGGCAGCTGGCCGGCTGGATGTACCTCGTGGGACTGCCCATGTGGGCCACGGATCCTGCGATGGAGCGGGTGGAGCCGCGGGAGTACAGAGTCTGGCTGACTGCCGAGCAGGCGCAGCCGCTCGACGGTGTGTCCTACGAGGGGGTCCCGACATACCCCCTGCCGAGCAAGGGGAAGGACCCGGCCCCGGCTTCCGACCGGTGGGGGTGGAAGGTCCAGCGGGTTCGGCCTCAGGGCGGCCGCCCGGGTGTGGTCGTCGTGCATGTCTGGGACTGCGAGGACGCTCCCTCAGGCGGTGACGAACTCAACGTGTTCGACGCGCTGGAGGTGCTGCGGTCGACAGCTGGGGCGGTCGCCTGCAAGGAGTGCGGGGCGGCTGTCGCACTCGGGCCGCTCCTGGAGTCGAGTTGA
- a CDS encoding PIN domain-containing protein, which yields MIVVDTGPLVALVSPSDDNHAKCRAWFDSLVTRRLLIVPCTVVAEACFMIQKYGGTESEALFLEDLAAGAYGIVTNLVPEDLTRMAALVRQYATLPLGGTDASVIAIAERIGTREVATIDLRHFTTVRDRNGSAFTLLPTPS from the coding sequence GTGATCGTCGTAGATACCGGCCCGCTGGTGGCACTCGTCAGTCCCAGTGACGATAACCATGCAAAATGCCGGGCTTGGTTCGACTCCCTCGTTACTCGCCGACTGCTGATCGTGCCCTGCACTGTGGTGGCGGAAGCCTGCTTCATGATCCAGAAGTACGGCGGTACCGAATCCGAAGCGCTGTTCCTGGAAGACCTCGCGGCGGGCGCGTATGGCATCGTCACGAACCTGGTCCCCGAAGATCTCACACGCATGGCCGCACTCGTCCGCCAGTACGCAACCCTGCCGCTGGGGGGCACTGACGCGTCCGTTATCGCGATCGCTGAGCGCATCGGCACACGAGAGGTCGCCACAATCGATCTCCGGCACTTCACGACTGTGCGGGATCGGAACGGGTCCGCGTTCACGCTCCTGCCGACTCCCTCCTGA
- the mobF gene encoding MobF family relaxase, whose translation MATYSDRMTATVSPGSDPGYLIDQVGKGGEHYYLKSIEQAGEPAGIWLGEGANDLGLTGEVDHELMSDMYSKFTHPELHAQVRASLSAITAERGTDEYKAEVAAIYDAARVGRKPYDYTKSTEEKVQAALEKLGPDATPEQRREAELKVRQNAPTSRSYYDVTFSVPKSYSLLHAGFQIEAQRLRAAGDVEGAAAAAAKADMVWDAVMEGVQAGLEFLQDEAGYARDGRHGAKDAEGAPTGRQVDAHRWTVASFRQHTSRDNDPQLHVHNAIWNRVKVDTMDPVTGELRSKWLTIDGQEIYRHTKAAGHLFEKTTDEALYRKMGIRTAMRPDGMAREVVGIGQEKRDKYSSRRQTITTGTAELAKAYEDREGRPPGAHELARMAQWVNLSERKGKTAAVPREQLLEQWETDMISDTRESLADIPAEVERATAELEQRAADLESGLEFDPAKVVRTAVENAQDQKAAWRRGDLIVEITKQLPDCLGGLERDQVRALVNELADAALQSGTDTEVVRLTARNLVPLPQELTREDGLSVYARHGAVRYATEAHLQREGRVIEQATELGAPAVSREAIDTAVVKGGLNEGQEKAFRSILASGRRMEVVAAAAGTGKSRLAGAIHDIWTQEVGPVIGLTVSQRAARVLSEEGVRNAQNVAKFLDTNRRLESGAPVAEDERDAFQLRQGQLVLVDEASMAETGQLDEIRRLAARAGAKVLYVGDNAQLDSVGSGGIFSQLTEELPNVHRLDQVMRFNAEWEKGASLRLRKGEVAALAEYDARGRLRAGTRQEMLEASYQSWLADHTGGKDAVLIAPTREQADELAARARQDLVRLGKVEQNGIELEDRGLTVGKGDMIQLRKNNRRMTSASGERFATNRDVVKVLGVSENGSVTVAYDDGDTLQLPPSYVSEHVDLAYAGTIHSTQGRTVGTAHSYWDGSGSREAFYVAMTRGREANTAYMSTDMPGVEPWERPDPMALYKQTLENSTVEKSATQVQREEADWARSLAKHSFELEDLSTEYATTKLGRVLYAELGPERYEELAGSEAFGSLVRLGRAAEAAGYDAEGIMRTVAQGRLADAKDLGKVLHWRAERELEAAERRQVRADEQRVSAAVEQQETTVNTLVAQLSVAPVAHADRSISEEAQAEAMRQAEVMQQAPALAWNGSQEDALAAQQAVIGAQVIDPMETQRAAEAAAFE comes from the coding sequence ATGGCCACCTACAGTGATCGCATGACCGCTACCGTGAGCCCGGGATCTGACCCTGGGTACCTGATTGATCAGGTAGGCAAGGGTGGCGAGCACTACTACTTGAAGAGCATCGAACAGGCCGGGGAGCCTGCTGGGATCTGGCTCGGTGAGGGTGCAAACGATCTTGGTCTGACGGGTGAAGTCGACCATGAACTCATGAGCGACATGTACTCGAAGTTCACGCACCCGGAGTTGCATGCGCAGGTCCGCGCGTCACTCTCCGCAATCACGGCGGAGCGGGGGACGGATGAGTACAAGGCTGAGGTGGCAGCCATCTACGACGCCGCCCGGGTCGGGCGGAAGCCGTACGACTACACCAAGAGCACCGAGGAGAAGGTGCAGGCCGCGCTGGAGAAGCTGGGCCCCGACGCCACCCCCGAGCAGCGCCGCGAGGCGGAGCTGAAGGTGCGCCAGAACGCGCCCACGTCCCGCAGTTACTACGACGTCACGTTCTCCGTGCCGAAGAGCTACAGCCTGCTGCACGCCGGATTCCAGATCGAGGCTCAGCGGCTCCGCGCGGCTGGTGACGTCGAGGGAGCGGCGGCCGCCGCAGCGAAGGCGGACATGGTCTGGGACGCCGTGATGGAGGGTGTCCAGGCCGGGCTGGAATTCCTGCAGGACGAGGCCGGATACGCCCGGGACGGACGCCACGGCGCCAAGGACGCCGAGGGCGCCCCGACCGGCCGCCAAGTCGACGCGCACCGCTGGACGGTCGCCAGCTTCCGCCAGCACACATCCAGGGACAACGACCCGCAGCTGCACGTGCACAACGCGATCTGGAACCGGGTCAAGGTCGACACAATGGACCCCGTGACCGGCGAACTCCGTTCCAAGTGGCTGACCATCGACGGACAGGAGATCTACCGGCACACCAAGGCAGCCGGGCACCTATTCGAGAAGACCACGGACGAGGCTCTGTACCGGAAGATGGGCATTCGTACCGCGATGCGCCCGGACGGCATGGCCCGCGAAGTCGTCGGCATCGGCCAGGAGAAGCGGGACAAGTACAGCAGCCGGCGGCAGACCATCACGACGGGCACCGCCGAGCTGGCCAAGGCGTACGAGGACCGCGAGGGCCGCCCGCCGGGCGCCCACGAACTGGCCCGCATGGCGCAGTGGGTGAACCTCTCGGAGCGCAAAGGCAAGACCGCCGCAGTGCCGCGCGAGCAACTGCTGGAGCAGTGGGAGACGGACATGATCTCCGACACCCGCGAGTCCCTGGCGGACATTCCAGCGGAGGTGGAACGCGCAACGGCCGAGCTGGAACAGCGCGCCGCAGACCTGGAATCGGGTCTGGAATTCGACCCGGCGAAGGTGGTCCGGACCGCCGTCGAGAACGCGCAGGACCAGAAGGCCGCATGGCGCCGCGGGGACCTGATCGTGGAGATCACCAAGCAGCTTCCAGATTGCTTGGGCGGGTTGGAACGGGACCAGGTGCGGGCCCTCGTCAACGAGCTGGCCGACGCTGCGCTGCAGTCCGGCACGGACACCGAGGTGGTGCGGCTGACCGCCCGCAACCTCGTCCCGCTCCCGCAGGAGCTGACCCGCGAGGACGGACTGAGCGTCTACGCCCGCCACGGCGCCGTCCGGTACGCCACAGAGGCTCATCTGCAGCGCGAGGGACGGGTAATCGAGCAGGCCACGGAGCTGGGCGCCCCCGCCGTCTCCCGCGAGGCGATCGACACGGCCGTGGTCAAGGGTGGACTGAACGAGGGGCAGGAGAAGGCCTTCCGCTCCATCCTTGCGTCCGGCCGCCGCATGGAGGTTGTCGCCGCCGCCGCAGGCACTGGAAAGAGCCGCCTGGCGGGCGCGATCCACGACATCTGGACGCAGGAAGTCGGCCCCGTGATCGGCCTCACCGTCAGCCAGCGCGCCGCCCGCGTACTGTCCGAGGAGGGTGTGCGGAACGCGCAGAACGTGGCCAAGTTCTTGGACACCAACCGCCGGTTGGAATCGGGTGCGCCCGTGGCCGAAGACGAGCGGGACGCGTTCCAGCTCCGGCAGGGTCAGCTGGTCCTCGTGGACGAGGCATCCATGGCGGAGACGGGCCAGCTGGACGAGATCCGCCGCCTGGCCGCCCGCGCCGGCGCCAAGGTGCTGTACGTCGGCGACAACGCACAGCTGGACAGCGTCGGCTCCGGCGGCATCTTCTCCCAGCTGACCGAAGAACTCCCCAACGTCCACCGCCTTGACCAGGTGATGCGGTTCAACGCGGAGTGGGAGAAAGGGGCGTCCCTACGGCTCCGGAAGGGCGAGGTTGCCGCGCTCGCCGAGTACGACGCTCGCGGCCGCCTACGCGCAGGAACGCGCCAGGAGATGCTGGAAGCCTCGTACCAGTCCTGGCTGGCCGACCACACAGGCGGTAAGGACGCGGTACTGATCGCGCCGACCAGGGAGCAGGCGGACGAGCTGGCGGCCCGCGCCCGGCAAGACCTCGTGCGACTCGGCAAGGTCGAGCAGAACGGCATCGAACTGGAGGACCGCGGACTGACGGTCGGCAAGGGCGACATGATCCAGCTCCGCAAGAACAACCGACGCATGACCAGCGCGTCCGGCGAGCGGTTCGCCACCAACCGCGACGTAGTGAAGGTCCTGGGGGTCTCCGAGAACGGTTCCGTCACCGTGGCCTACGACGACGGGGACACCCTCCAGCTACCGCCCTCGTACGTGAGCGAGCATGTCGACCTGGCGTATGCGGGCACCATCCACTCCACCCAGGGCCGCACCGTTGGAACGGCCCACAGCTACTGGGACGGCAGCGGTTCCAGGGAGGCGTTCTACGTTGCGATGACGCGCGGCCGCGAGGCCAACACCGCGTACATGTCCACCGACATGCCGGGCGTGGAGCCGTGGGAGCGGCCGGACCCGATGGCCCTCTACAAGCAGACGCTGGAGAACTCCACCGTCGAGAAGAGCGCCACCCAGGTACAGCGGGAAGAGGCGGATTGGGCCCGCTCGCTCGCCAAGCACTCGTTCGAGCTGGAAGACCTCTCCACCGAATACGCCACCACCAAGCTGGGTCGTGTGCTGTATGCCGAGTTGGGCCCGGAGCGCTACGAGGAGCTGGCCGGCAGCGAGGCGTTCGGCTCCCTCGTCCGGTTGGGCCGGGCTGCCGAGGCGGCCGGTTATGACGCAGAGGGCATCATGCGGACCGTTGCCCAGGGGCGGCTGGCCGATGCGAAGGACTTGGGCAAGGTCTTGCACTGGCGGGCGGAGCGCGAGCTGGAGGCTGCCGAGCGGCGCCAGGTCCGGGCTGACGAGCAGCGCGTGAGCGCAGCCGTGGAGCAGCAGGAAACCACCGTCAACACTCTGGTAGCCCAGTTGTCC
- a CDS encoding recombinase family protein produces MRLAGYIRVSTGSQLDGFGLEDQERIVRRWTREHGHKLAKLFIEKAQSGTIAGDERPELATALLWVEEKKAHGIIAPNLDRLARELVVQEAALAQCWKHGGRAFMADQGEILPDDPEDPMRTAMRQMMGVFAQLDRGMTVAKLRRGRRIKGEKGQYAYGAPPYGWQAHKKELTEEEAEQAGRARARQLRDEDGLSFREIAAVLESEDIRPKRGDRWHPETVRRLLANTSDRPPTLQRGTAHRG; encoded by the coding sequence ATGCGGCTCGCGGGGTACATCCGGGTGTCGACCGGCAGTCAGTTGGACGGGTTCGGGCTGGAGGACCAGGAGCGCATCGTGCGGCGCTGGACGCGCGAGCACGGGCACAAGCTCGCGAAGCTGTTCATCGAGAAAGCTCAGTCCGGCACGATCGCCGGGGACGAGCGGCCGGAGCTGGCCACCGCCCTGCTGTGGGTCGAGGAGAAGAAGGCGCACGGGATCATCGCCCCGAACTTGGACAGGCTCGCGCGCGAGCTGGTGGTGCAGGAGGCGGCCCTGGCCCAGTGCTGGAAGCACGGCGGCCGCGCGTTCATGGCCGACCAGGGCGAGATCCTGCCCGACGACCCCGAGGACCCGATGCGCACCGCCATGCGCCAGATGATGGGCGTCTTTGCTCAGCTGGACCGCGGTATGACCGTGGCCAAGCTTCGCCGTGGCCGCCGCATCAAGGGGGAGAAGGGCCAGTACGCGTACGGGGCCCCGCCGTACGGATGGCAGGCCCACAAGAAGGAGCTGACCGAGGAGGAGGCGGAGCAGGCCGGCCGCGCCCGCGCCCGCCAGCTCCGGGACGAGGACGGACTGTCGTTCCGCGAGATCGCCGCCGTACTCGAGTCCGAGGACATCCGGCCCAAGCGCGGGGACCGCTGGCACCCCGAGACCGTACGCCGGTTGCTCGCCAACACGAGCGACCGCCCGCCGACCCTGCAGCGGGGCACAGCGCACCGTGGCTGA